Sequence from the Microbacterium galbinum genome:
TACGAGCTCATCGACGGACGATTCGAACCCGATCCGGTCACGGGGCCGATCCTCGCCGAGATCTACCGACGCGCACTCCGCGGCGACGGCACAGGACGAATCACCCGCTGGCTCAACGAGGCCGGCGTGCTCACCACCGCTGGCATGCCCTGGCTCGCAACCAACCTGTATGCGATGCTCGACGGTGGGTTCGGCGCAGGGCTCATCGTGCACCGGCCAAACTGGAAGAACAAGCGGCTCCCGAAGACCGAGTGGATCTTCCACCCCGGCGCTCACGCAGCGGTCATCGAACCTCGGGAATGGGCCGACTACTGGGCGCGCCGCGTCGCCCGCTCCGAGCCGTCTCGGAGCGTCGAGGCACGTCACCTCCTCACCGGCATCATCTACTGCGGCGACTGCGGCGCTCGCATGAACTACAGCGACCGTAGGTACGTATGTACGTTCGCGTCGCGCTCGAAGGGCACGGGTCGGCGAATCGTCACGATCAACGCCGAGATCGCTGAACGCGCGGTCGAAGAGTGGGTGATGTCGCTCGCGAACGATACCGATGCCCTCCTGGCTGCGCGCGCAGCGAGCAACACGCACCGCGTGCGCTCGGTCAACGACGCGGATGCGATCGCACGCCGCATCGCCCGCATCGATGAGCGCATGGCGACGCTCACCATCAGGGCACTCGACGAGACAGCCGGCATCCCGGAAGCGGCGTACCGAGCGGCCGTGCAGAAGCTGGACGCCGAGCGCTCGAGCCTCGCCGAGCGGCAGCAGTCATTCGAGATCGCCAATGCTCGTACTGAGGTCGACGTACGGCAAGTGGCGACCACACTCGCGAACGCGTGGGAATCGCTGGAGACGTTCGCTCGTCGGCAAGCGCTGATGAAAGTCACCTCGGCTGTCCTCGTCCGCATCGGAAAGGGGGCAGATCGGGTGCTGGTCGTGCCGAAGTGGAGTGCGCGGGGTTAGTTATAGCCCGTCAACATCCGAAAGTTCCTGCCCGGGCATCGGACTCTCGATGCGCTCGCCGCGCAGGGGGCGCTCCCCGTCGATCTCGCGAGATTCCTCGGCGATGAGATGCGTGCGGGGCGGAGTGTGATCGTCTCCGGGGCGACGCATGCGGGCAAGACCACGATGCTCGGCGCCCTCCTGGCCGCCTGCGCCGATCTGCAGCGCATCGTCACGGTCGAGGAGACCTTCGAGCTCTCGGTCGACGGACCCGATCTCGTCGCGCTGCAGGGGCGCCAGGCGAGTCTGGAGGGCTCCGGTGAGATCACCCTCCGCAGGCTCGTGAAGGAAGCCCTCCGCATGCGTCCCGATCGGCTGGTCGTCGGAGAGGTGCGCGATGCCGAGGCGCTCGACCTGGTGCTGGCGCTCAACACCGGGGTGCCGGGAGCGGCGACCGTGCACGCGAACTCCGCCGACGATGCACTCGACAAGCTCACGATGCTGCCTCTCCTGGCCGGGCGGAACATCGACCGCTCCTTCATCGTGCCGGCGCTCGCCGCGTCCGTCGATCTCGTGGTGCACTGCGTGCGCGATCCGGAGGGCGGACGACGGGTACGCGAAGTCATCGCCCCGACCGGTGAGATCGCCGACGGACGGATCGCCACCCGCGTCATCTACTCGGACCCCGGGCGCGGCACCGCTCTGCGTACCCCGGGGCGCGACTCGTGACGCTGTTCCTCGGCGCCCTCCTGGCCGCAGGAGCGCTGCTGTGCCTTTCGCCGTGGCTGTGGCCGCCGGGCGCGCCGAAGAGCACGACGCCCCGTCGGGGGCATCTCACTCGGCTCGTCGCGGAGGCGGGGATCGGCGCGCTGACGCCGCGAGCGGTGCTCACGGGCATGATCGCGGCGGCGCTCGCCGCGGCGGCTGCCGCCTGGCTCATCTCCGGTCTTCCGGTTCTGGCGCTCCTCGCCGGGCTCGCAGCGGGCTCGGCGCCGATCGGGTACCTGCGAGGGCGTCGACTGCGTCTGCGCCGTCTTCGCCGCCAGCTCTGGCCGGACGTATGCGATCTGCTCATCGCGTCGATCCGCGTCGGTCTGTCCCTCCCCGATGCGGTCGGAGCGCTGGAGGACTCCGCGCCGGCGATGCTGCGACCGGCGTTCGCGGTGTTCGCGCACGATGTGCGGGCGACGGGGCGGTTCGAGACGAGCCTCGATCGCCTCAAGGACACGCTCGCCGACCCCATCGGGGACCGCATCATCGAGACCCTGCGCATGGCCCGGCAGGTGGGTGGTACCGAGCTGACGGGCGTGCTCCGCGCGCTCGCCGCCTCTGTCCGTGCCGATGCCGCGCTCCGCGGCGAGGTCGAGGCGCGCCAGTCATGGATCCGCGGGGCCGCCGTGCTCGGCGCGGTGGCGCCATGGGTGATCCTCGGCCTGCTGGTGATGCGGCCCGAGGGCGCCGAGGCCTACGGCACGCCCGAGGGTGTGCTGGTGATCTGTCTTGGAGCCGCCGTGTCGACCGTCGCCTTCCGCGTGATGGTCCGGATCGGACGCCTGCCCGAGCCTCGTCGGTGGTTCGGATGAACGTCGGGTCGTCGATCGCGATCGCCGCACTGCTGGGTGGGATGTTCGGACTCGGCATCCTGGGCATCCTCTCGGTCGTGCCGCGCTGGGGTGCCGCGTCCCTGGCCGTGCGGATCGCTCCGTACGTGCGCGACGTCGTGGACGATGCCGACCTTCCACTCTCGGCGCTCCCGTCGATCGCCCTGCTCCCCACGGGGAGGCGCTCACCCTGGCAGCATCTCCTCGTTCTCTTCGAGAGGGTGCTCGGCGGGGGAGAAGCGCTCGCTCGTCGCATCGCGCAGTCGGGCGCGCGTGTCACTCCCTCGGGATTCCGGGCTCGCCAGCTCGGATGGATCGTCGGGGGGATCGGCGGCGGCGCGCTGGTGATCGTCGTCCTCGTGCTCACCGGCCGCATGACCGCCCCCGTGGCCATCCTTCCGCTCCTCTGCGGAGGCGCAGCCGGAGCCCTCTACGACATGCAGTTGTCCACTCGGGTCAAGGCGCGACGCACCCGCCTGACCGACGAGCTTCCGACGACGCTCGAGTTCCTCGCCCTCTGCCTGTCCGCCGGCGAGGGATTCCTCGACGCTCTTCGGCGGGTGTCATCGGTCGGATCCGGCGAGCTCACCGGCGAGTTCCGGCAGGTCGTCCTCGCGGTCGGCACCGGGTCCCCGCTGGCGGAGGCGCTGAGCGAGACCGCCGCACGACTCCAGCTGCCGGGCCTCTCGCGCGCGATCGATCAGGTGATCGCCGCACTCGAGCACGGCGCACCCCTCGCCGCCGTCCTGCAGGCGCAGGCGGGCGACGCCCGCGAGGACGCCAAGCGGATCCTCATCGAGCAGGCCGGGCGAAAGGAGATCCTCATGCTCCTGCCGCTCGTCTTCCTGATCCTGCCCCTGTCGGTCTTCTTCGCGATCTACCCCGGACTCTTCATCCTCCGGCTCGGCATCGGCTGAGCTCCCACGAAAGGAAACCCATGAACCCGATCCTTCCCCTCCGCGTCCGCGCGACCCGGTGGATGCGCGCGCTCGCGCACGATGACCGCGGCGATGTGCCCGGCTGGGTGCTCGTGACGCTCATGACCGCCGGCCTCGTCGTGCTCATCTGGGCGGTCGCCGGTCCGGCGCTGTCGGATCTGTTCGAGCAGGCGATCCAGCGGGTCTCCGGGATCCAGTGAGATCGTCCGGGATCCGCGACGATGAGCGGGGATCGAGCCCCGTCGAGTTCGTTCTCGTCGGCACGCTCCTCACCGCGCTCACACTCGCCGTGATCCAGCTCGGTGTCGCCGTCTACGTCCGCAACGTGGTGCACGATGCAGCGGTCGAGGGCGCGTACCATGCGGCGCTCGCCGACACCACGCTCGAGGAGGGCGCCGAGCGGGCGCGCGAGGTGATCGAGCGCGCGGTCGGGGCCCCGTATGCCGAGGACATCGCCGTCGGCGTCACCGACCTCGGCGACCGCGATCGCGTCGATGTGCGCATCCGCACGACGTTCCCACTGGTCGGCCTGATCGGCATCCCCGCCGCCTGGGAGGTGACCGCGCAT
This genomic interval carries:
- a CDS encoding recombinase family protein; the protein is MPNLRPVAESAPRRAVAMIRVSKEREEMHSPEMQRVAIEKYADANNLQIIDWVEGIDESGSDKRSAWWSRLDQSIARMEAREFELILVWRFSRVGRQRLRWAVALDRVDTLGGMIISVLEPVESATASGRFARGMLGEMNAYQAELIGEQWRETHERRRRAGLPHGNHRRFGYELIDGRFEPDPVTGPILAEIYRRALRGDGTGRITRWLNEAGVLTTAGMPWLATNLYAMLDGGFGAGLIVHRPNWKNKRLPKTEWIFHPGAHAAVIEPREWADYWARRVARSEPSRSVEARHLLTGIIYCGDCGARMNYSDRRYVCTFASRSKGTGRRIVTINAEIAERAVEEWVMSLANDTDALLAARAASNTHRVRSVNDADAIARRIARIDERMATLTIRALDETAGIPEAAYRAAVQKLDAERSSLAERQQSFEIANARTEVDVRQVATTLANAWESLETFARRQALMKVTSAVLVRIGKGADRVLVVPKWSARG
- a CDS encoding type II secretion system F family protein gives rise to the protein MTLFLGALLAAGALLCLSPWLWPPGAPKSTTPRRGHLTRLVAEAGIGALTPRAVLTGMIAAALAAAAAAWLISGLPVLALLAGLAAGSAPIGYLRGRRLRLRRLRRQLWPDVCDLLIASIRVGLSLPDAVGALEDSAPAMLRPAFAVFAHDVRATGRFETSLDRLKDTLADPIGDRIIETLRMARQVGGTELTGVLRALAASVRADAALRGEVEARQSWIRGAAVLGAVAPWVILGLLVMRPEGAEAYGTPEGVLVICLGAAVSTVAFRVMVRIGRLPEPRRWFG
- a CDS encoding CpaF family protein; translation: MRKFLPGHRTLDALAAQGALPVDLARFLGDEMRAGRSVIVSGATHAGKTTMLGALLAACADLQRIVTVEETFELSVDGPDLVALQGRQASLEGSGEITLRRLVKEALRMRPDRLVVGEVRDAEALDLVLALNTGVPGAATVHANSADDALDKLTMLPLLAGRNIDRSFIVPALAASVDLVVHCVRDPEGGRRVREVIAPTGEIADGRIATRVIYSDPGRGTALRTPGRDS
- a CDS encoding type II secretion system F family protein, which produces MNVGSSIAIAALLGGMFGLGILGILSVVPRWGAASLAVRIAPYVRDVVDDADLPLSALPSIALLPTGRRSPWQHLLVLFERVLGGGEALARRIAQSGARVTPSGFRARQLGWIVGGIGGGALVIVVLVLTGRMTAPVAILPLLCGGAAGALYDMQLSTRVKARRTRLTDELPTTLEFLALCLSAGEGFLDALRRVSSVGSGELTGEFRQVVLAVGTGSPLAEALSETAARLQLPGLSRAIDQVIAALEHGAPLAAVLQAQAGDAREDAKRILIEQAGRKEILMLLPLVFLILPLSVFFAIYPGLFILRLGIG
- a CDS encoding TadE/TadG family type IV pilus assembly protein, with product MRSSGIRDDERGSSPVEFVLVGTLLTALTLAVIQLGVAVYVRNVVHDAAVEGAYHAALADTTLEEGAERAREVIERAVGAPYAEDIAVGVTDLGDRDRVDVRIRTTFPLVGLIGIPAAWEVTAHAPMESLGEE